In the genome of Capra hircus breed San Clemente chromosome 5, ASM170441v1, whole genome shotgun sequence, one region contains:
- the MYL6B gene encoding myosin light chain 6B, giving the protein MPPKKDVPVKKPVGPPAASKPAAKPAVGPPPSRVELPPPVPLIIEKPAKPQEPPIDLSKVVIEFNKDQLEEFKEAFELYDRVGDGKIQFSQCGDVMRALGQNPTNAEVLRVMGYPKSDELKSRRVDFETFLPMLQAVAKLPDRGSYQDYLEGLRVFDKEQNGKVMGAELRHVLTTLGERMTEEEVESVLAGHEDSSGCINYEAFLKHILSV; this is encoded by the exons ATGCCTCCCAAGAAGGATGTTCCCGTGAAGAAGCCAGTGGGGCCCCCTGCTGCCTCCAAGCCTGCTGCTAAGCCCGCAGTAGGGCCCCCTCCATCCAGGGTTGAGCTACCACCACCTGTCCCTCTAATCATTGAGAAACCTGCGAAACCCCAGGAGCCCCCCATCGATCTCTCCAAAGTGGTG ATCGAGTTTAACAAGGACCAGCTGGAGG AGTTCAAGGAGGCCTTCGAGCTGTATGACCGAGTGGGGGATGGCAAGATCCAGTTCAGCCAGTGTGGGGACGTGATGAGGGCTCTGGGCCAGAACCCCACCAACGCCGAGGTGCTCAGGGTCATGGGATACCCCAAGAGTGATG AGCTGAAGTCCCGGCGTGTGGACTTTGAGACTTTCCTGCCCATGCTTCAGGCAGTCGCCAAGTTGCCAGACCGAGGCTCATACCAGGACTACCTGGAGGGGCTTCGGGTGTTTGACAAAGAGCAGAATGGCAAAGTCATGGGAGCTGAGCTCAGACATGTCCTCACCACCCTGG GAGAGAGGATGACTGAAGAGGAGGTGGAGTCTGTTTTGGCAGGACATGAGGACagcagtggctgcatcaattatGAAG CCTTCCTGAAGCACATCCTAAGCGTCTGA